From a region of the Thermosipho melanesiensis BI429 genome:
- a CDS encoding ABC transporter permease: MLFSKDLKYNLKTFFIWFAVLFLFSYMIAPFIDTVMHDSKEFLKFIDSLPKFMIKAFNISESFITPEGFFGVKMMLMAQIFAAIFSILIASSIFSQEFENKTMEYLLVKTYSRKRIFITKSLVAFLFYTSFALFFGISIVALFNIYVSFEYNVKILWGFSLYIYVVEIFFGFLAIFFSIIFQKSFPSISLSIGLFVIMYIMDLFGTAVENFKWLRYLSIFKYISVGDTLKFNQVYVFNSILLILLSFSSLIIGIFIFNKKDIIT; this comes from the coding sequence ATGTTATTCTCAAAAGATTTGAAGTATAACCTTAAGACTTTCTTTATATGGTTTGCTGTACTATTTTTATTTTCATATATGATAGCACCATTTATTGATACAGTAATGCATGATTCAAAAGAATTCCTCAAATTCATTGATTCCCTTCCAAAATTCATGATTAAAGCCTTTAACATATCAGAAAGCTTTATTACACCGGAAGGTTTTTTTGGAGTAAAGATGATGTTGATGGCTCAAATTTTTGCAGCAATATTTTCCATTTTAATTGCCTCAAGCATATTCTCACAAGAGTTTGAAAACAAAACAATGGAATATTTGTTAGTAAAAACCTATTCACGCAAAAGAATATTCATAACAAAATCTTTGGTAGCATTTTTGTTTTATACATCTTTTGCTTTATTTTTTGGTATTAGTATTGTAGCATTATTCAACATTTACGTTAGTTTCGAATACAATGTAAAGATTCTCTGGGGATTTTCTCTTTATATTTACGTAGTAGAAATATTCTTTGGTTTTTTAGCAATTTTTTTCTCAATTATTTTTCAAAAATCTTTTCCTTCTATTTCTCTTTCTATTGGCTTATTTGTAATTATGTACATAATGGATCTTTTCGGTACCGCTGTTGAAAATTTTAAATGGTTAAGATATCTAAGTATTTTTAAATATATTTCAGTAGGTGATACTCTAAAGTTTAACCAAGTGTATGTTTTTAATTCTATACTTTTAATACTTTTATCTTTTTCTTCATTGATAATAGGTATATTCATATTTAACAAGAAAGATATTATAACGTAA
- a CDS encoding TetR/AcrR family transcriptional regulator translates to MREKILNIAIEEFAKKGYFGASTNVISKKANVSKGALFYHFKSKEGLYIECFKSFIQLFELEFLKFYNENDNLDFFTFLLKWSQRKVEMTNEMKYVLDFFETIKNIPKNIEEKIQDILSKNYEKYIPFLWEKFEKLNLRKELDKKFAFSMVLDFFETFSKRYYKTTIEPKKIFLDFKNVMEIIKYGILE, encoded by the coding sequence ATGAGGGAAAAAATATTAAATATTGCAATTGAAGAATTTGCAAAAAAAGGTTATTTTGGTGCATCAACTAATGTTATCTCAAAAAAAGCTAATGTCTCAAAAGGAGCACTCTTTTATCATTTTAAAAGCAAAGAAGGGCTATATATTGAATGTTTCAAAAGCTTTATCCAATTATTTGAATTGGAATTTCTTAAATTTTATAATGAAAATGATAACTTAGACTTTTTTACTTTCTTATTAAAATGGTCTCAGAGAAAGGTTGAAATGACAAATGAAATGAAATACGTACTAGATTTTTTTGAAACAATTAAAAACATACCAAAGAATATTGAAGAAAAAATCCAAGATATTTTAAGCAAAAACTATGAAAAATATATCCCTTTTTTATGGGAAAAGTTCGAAAAGTTAAATCTGAGAAAGGAATTAGATAAAAAATTTGCATTTTCTATGGTTTTGGATTTTTTCGAAACCTTCTCTAAAAGGTACTATAAAACTACTATTGAACCTAAAAAAATATTTTTAGATTTCAAAAATGTTATGGAAATTATAAAATATGGAATACTTGAGTAA
- a CDS encoding alpha-amylase family glycosyl hydrolase translates to MLKELEKYLKAKITGHKNYAIPKLWIKGYEYLYGDIFEEKGENLFVDPYEFFFKVISHINSQREKIDYSKPISYHSKEKNWEKNAIMYGTLPRMTTSFNHKGFGNFEEIDILGFKESGTFLKMIALLPYLKNFNVNTIYMLPISKTSDLFKKGSIGSPYAVKNPLELDESYHDPLLADFSVKDEFKALVEAAHILGMRVVLDFIPRTASRDSDLIKEHPDWFYWIKIDDLADYKPPRVDELSFKIPDKEDIPVLYRNTEVRKHLNRFVDSPDKIDPKKWAKVKNMPGNILVNIIREFELVTPPGFSDWINDPQPTWDDVTFLRLYLDNPIDAQEYIPEDQKPYILFDVIKSSKFPGSIPNKDLWEYISNIIPNYQKKFGIDGARIDMGHALPSKLQEMIIKKAREIDPFFVFIAEELEMDNDIKAKDDGYNVILGNSWYAAPRKEEMYKLLEEKAKNLAIPFIASVETPDTPRISTREFGEKLKYLATFLLYFSPNGIPYINSGQEIGEIQPMNLGLDNTVWGKTVLPPDDEFYGKLAFFDHYVLHWNDYDEKLFEFLKTLLFLRKKYNDFVLNGEFKYVYFNYQDGFLANYSYWVEDKGLIVVGNLDLSWERAFDIYLENTAEKTLNVKSVKIWDGEEKTYEPQKILNLKLAPGGFALIIIN, encoded by the coding sequence ATGTTAAAAGAGTTGGAAAAATATCTAAAAGCCAAGATAACCGGTCACAAAAATTATGCTATACCAAAACTTTGGATTAAAGGTTATGAGTATTTATACGGTGACATCTTTGAAGAAAAAGGAGAAAATCTTTTCGTAGATCCTTACGAATTTTTCTTTAAAGTTATCTCGCATATAAATTCACAAAGGGAAAAAATAGATTACTCAAAACCAATTTCTTACCACTCAAAAGAAAAAAATTGGGAAAAAAATGCAATAATGTATGGAACACTCCCAAGGATGACTACTTCTTTCAACCACAAAGGTTTTGGAAATTTTGAAGAAATCGATATTCTGGGTTTTAAAGAATCTGGAACATTTTTAAAGATGATAGCGCTACTTCCGTATTTAAAAAATTTTAATGTAAATACAATCTATATGCTTCCAATAAGTAAAACAAGCGATTTGTTTAAAAAAGGAAGTATTGGCTCACCATACGCAGTAAAAAATCCACTAGAGTTAGACGAGTCATACCACGATCCACTCCTTGCAGATTTCTCTGTGAAAGATGAGTTTAAAGCATTGGTAGAAGCCGCACATATCCTTGGCATGAGGGTTGTTCTTGATTTTATACCACGTACCGCTTCAAGAGATTCTGATCTTATTAAAGAACACCCAGATTGGTTTTACTGGATTAAAATTGATGATTTAGCAGATTACAAACCACCGCGTGTCGATGAACTTTCTTTCAAAATACCCGATAAAGAAGATATCCCCGTTTTGTATAGAAATACAGAGGTTAGAAAACACCTAAATCGGTTTGTTGATTCACCAGATAAGATAGATCCAAAAAAATGGGCTAAAGTAAAAAATATGCCTGGAAACATACTCGTTAATATAATCAGAGAATTTGAATTGGTAACCCCTCCAGGTTTTTCTGACTGGATAAACGATCCACAACCAACGTGGGACGATGTAACCTTTCTAAGACTTTACCTTGACAACCCAATTGATGCACAAGAATATATTCCAGAAGATCAAAAACCATATATATTGTTTGATGTTATAAAATCAAGCAAGTTTCCCGGGAGTATACCTAATAAAGATCTTTGGGAATATATTTCCAACATTATTCCAAATTACCAGAAAAAGTTTGGAATAGACGGTGCAAGAATAGATATGGGACACGCACTCCCTTCAAAGCTACAAGAGATGATAATAAAAAAAGCAAGGGAAATAGATCCATTCTTTGTTTTCATAGCAGAAGAGCTAGAAATGGATAATGACATAAAGGCAAAAGATGATGGTTACAATGTTATACTAGGCAATTCCTGGTATGCAGCGCCAAGAAAAGAGGAAATGTACAAATTACTAGAAGAAAAAGCTAAAAATTTAGCAATTCCATTTATTGCCTCTGTTGAAACACCAGATACACCAAGAATAAGCACAAGAGAATTTGGTGAAAAACTAAAATATCTTGCAACATTTTTGCTTTATTTTTCACCAAATGGTATTCCTTATATAAACTCTGGACAAGAAATAGGTGAAATACAACCAATGAATTTAGGGCTTGATAATACAGTCTGGGGAAAAACTGTTCTCCCACCTGATGATGAATTTTATGGAAAGCTTGCATTTTTCGATCATTATGTGCTCCATTGGAATGATTATGATGAAAAGCTTTTTGAATTTTTAAAGACCTTACTATTTTTAAGGAAAAAATACAATGATTTTGTTTTGAATGGTGAATTCAAATATGTTTATTTTAACTATCAAGATGGATTTTTGGCAAATTATTCTTACTGGGTCGAAGATAAGGGACTAATCGTAGTTGGAAACTTAGACCTATCGTGGGAAAGAGCTTTTGATATATACTTAGAAAATACTGCCGAAAAAACCTTAAATGTAAAAAGTGTAAAGATTTGGGATGGTGAAGAAAAAACTTATGAGCCTCAAAAAATACTCAACTTAAAACTTGCCCCAGGAGGTTTTGCTTTAATAATTATTAATTAG
- the pulA gene encoding type I pullulanase, whose amino-acid sequence MKRLLVFFFVLLSFIAISSTTIIVHYHRFDGNYNGWNLWIWPMKPIAMEGKSYQFTDQDNFGVVAKITLDLDLEQVGIIVRLNDWQAKDVAKDRFIDIKDGKAEVWILQGVEEIYTKKPDTRPRVFFAAAKADNVIEAYLTNTVDTKNVNIKVKVDGKEKKVLNVEKADPTDLSKTNYIRITLADKLTEDDLKKDVKIYIEGFSPSTVYMLDVLDKFYFEGELGYIYSKNRTIFRTWSPVSKSAQVLLYRNGEDKKPYKIVNMKYMGNGVWEARVDGDLDGIFYKYRFENYGKIRETVDYYSKAVYKNGLKSAVVDLSKTNPDGWFNDKRPYMKTPEDAIIYEIHIADITGLENSGVKNKATYLGLTEEGTKGPGGVTTGLSHLVELGITHVHILPIFDFYTGDEENKNFEKSYNWGYDPYLFTVPEGRYSTDPKNPYARIIEVKKMIQKLHENGIRVILDMVFPHTFGIGELSAFDQTVPYYFYRLDKTGAYLNESGCGNVIATERPMMRKYIVDTILYWINEYHVDGFRFDQMGLIDKKTMLEIERKAHKIDKTIILYGEPWGGWGAPIRFGKSDVAHTHIAAFNDEFRDALRGSVFDEKVKGFLMGAIGKETRVKRGVVGSIQYNSRIKSFAADPEETINYVACHDNHTLWDKNYLAAKYDKKYKWTDEMLRNAQKLAGAILLTSQGIPFIHAGQDFARTKNFNENSYNAPISINGLDYQRKYEYLDVFEYYKGLIKLRKGHPAFRMTNAQEIKEHIKFLPSRKRRIVSFVISNHARNDEWKDILVIYNGNVDSVEYELPEGEWNMIVNGKIAGTDIIEKVSGKIILEGISAYVFYKNK is encoded by the coding sequence ATGAAAAGATTGTTAGTGTTTTTCTTTGTTTTGTTATCTTTTATTGCAATTTCATCTACAACCATAATTGTACATTACCATCGTTTCGATGGTAACTACAATGGATGGAACTTGTGGATTTGGCCTATGAAACCCATAGCAATGGAAGGAAAATCCTATCAATTTACAGATCAAGATAATTTTGGTGTAGTAGCTAAGATAACACTTGACCTGGATCTTGAACAGGTGGGAATAATCGTAAGGCTCAACGATTGGCAAGCAAAAGATGTAGCAAAAGATAGGTTTATAGACATAAAAGATGGAAAAGCGGAGGTGTGGATTTTGCAAGGAGTCGAGGAAATTTACACAAAAAAACCTGATACAAGGCCAAGGGTATTTTTCGCAGCTGCAAAAGCAGATAATGTAATTGAAGCATATTTAACAAATACAGTTGACACAAAGAATGTAAATATAAAAGTTAAAGTAGATGGCAAAGAAAAGAAAGTATTAAATGTGGAAAAAGCAGATCCAACGGATCTTTCTAAGACAAATTACATAAGAATAACTTTAGCAGATAAATTAACTGAAGATGATTTAAAAAAAGATGTTAAAATATATATCGAGGGCTTCTCTCCGTCTACTGTTTATATGTTAGATGTTTTAGACAAATTTTATTTTGAAGGTGAGCTCGGTTACATATACTCCAAAAACAGGACCATATTTAGGACCTGGTCTCCTGTTTCAAAATCTGCACAAGTTTTATTGTATAGAAACGGAGAAGACAAAAAACCATACAAAATAGTTAATATGAAATACATGGGAAATGGTGTATGGGAGGCCAGGGTTGATGGTGACTTAGATGGTATCTTTTACAAATACAGATTTGAAAATTACGGCAAAATAAGGGAAACAGTAGATTATTATTCCAAAGCTGTATATAAAAATGGATTAAAAAGTGCAGTTGTTGATCTTTCAAAGACAAATCCTGATGGTTGGTTCAATGATAAAAGACCATACATGAAAACACCCGAAGATGCAATAATTTACGAAATTCACATTGCTGATATAACTGGCCTAGAAAATTCAGGTGTAAAAAACAAAGCAACGTATCTGGGATTGACAGAAGAAGGAACAAAAGGGCCAGGCGGTGTAACTACAGGATTGTCTCATCTTGTAGAGCTTGGGATTACTCATGTTCATATCTTACCCATATTTGATTTTTACACGGGCGATGAGGAAAATAAAAATTTCGAAAAAAGTTATAATTGGGGATACGACCCATATCTCTTCACTGTACCTGAAGGAAGATACTCAACAGATCCAAAAAATCCATACGCTAGAATAATAGAAGTCAAAAAAATGATTCAAAAGCTTCACGAAAATGGAATTAGAGTAATACTTGATATGGTCTTCCCACATACATTTGGAATAGGTGAACTTTCCGCCTTTGATCAAACAGTACCATATTACTTTTACAGACTTGATAAAACAGGAGCATATTTAAATGAAAGTGGTTGTGGAAATGTGATAGCAACGGAAAGACCGATGATGAGAAAATACATAGTAGATACAATTTTGTATTGGATTAATGAATATCACGTGGATGGATTTAGATTTGATCAAATGGGCCTAATAGATAAAAAAACTATGCTAGAAATTGAAAGAAAAGCACACAAAATTGATAAGACGATTATATTATATGGTGAACCTTGGGGAGGTTGGGGAGCACCAATTAGGTTTGGTAAATCTGACGTTGCACATACACACATTGCAGCATTCAATGATGAATTTAGAGATGCATTAAGAGGTTCTGTATTTGATGAAAAGGTAAAAGGATTTTTAATGGGGGCTATTGGAAAAGAAACACGCGTTAAAAGAGGAGTTGTTGGAAGTATTCAATATAATTCACGAATAAAAAGCTTTGCGGCAGATCCTGAAGAAACTATTAATTACGTTGCATGTCATGATAATCATACATTGTGGGATAAAAATTACCTTGCGGCAAAATACGATAAAAAATATAAATGGACAGATGAAATGTTAAGAAACGCACAAAAACTTGCTGGTGCTATACTTTTAACATCACAGGGAATTCCTTTTATTCATGCTGGTCAAGATTTCGCACGTACAAAGAATTTCAACGAAAATTCTTACAATGCACCTATTTCCATTAACGGATTAGACTATCAAAGAAAATACGAATATTTAGATGTATTTGAATATTACAAAGGACTTATTAAACTAAGAAAGGGGCACCCGGCATTTAGAATGACAAATGCACAAGAAATAAAAGAACACATCAAATTTTTACCCAGCAGAAAAAGAAGAATAGTTTCTTTTGTCATATCCAATCACGCAAGAAATGACGAATGGAAAGATATTTTGGTAATATATAATGGAAATGTTGATTCTGTAGAATATGAACTTCCTGAAGGCGAATGGAATATGATAGTAAATGGGAAAATTGCAGGAACTGACATTATTGAAAAAGTTTCTGGTAAAATAATACTCGAAGGAATTTCTGCATATGTTTTTTACAAGAACAAATAA
- a CDS encoding response regulator, producing the protein MSKKRILVVEDEDNMRLLITEELEESGYEVDEARNGQEALEKFRSKDYDLVTVDIEMPGMNGLEVAGKIREMKKDAKIIILTAYSHYKSDLASWAADAYVVKSSDLTELKDTIAKIINM; encoded by the coding sequence ATGTCAAAAAAAAGAATATTGGTTGTTGAAGATGAAGACAACATGAGGCTTTTAATAACTGAAGAGTTGGAAGAAAGTGGCTATGAAGTAGATGAAGCAAGGAACGGACAGGAAGCTCTTGAAAAATTTAGGTCTAAAGACTATGACCTTGTTACTGTTGATATTGAAATGCCAGGCATGAACGGTCTTGAAGTCGCTGGTAAGATTCGTGAAATGAAAAAAGATGCAAAAATAATAATACTTACTGCTTATTCCCATTACAAAAGCGATTTAGCATCTTGGGCAGCAGATGCATATGTGGTAAAATCTTCCGATCTAACGGAACTTAAAGATACCATTGCAAAGATAATTAATATGTAA
- the ileS gene encoding isoleucine--tRNA ligase has translation MDYKETLNLPSTEFSMRANLVKKEPEMIKKWHEMDDYNLILKSREGKPKFVLHDGPPYANGNIHIGTATNKILKDIVIRYKTMRGYYAPYVPGWDTHGLPIEHRVSVEMGEKIKGMSPVEIRQKCKEFALHFVDVQREQFKRLGVRGDWDNPYLTLDPKYEKHILNIFKTLVKNGNVYRGNKPVYWCPTCKTALAEAEVEYHDHSSPSIYVKFELEKNTYIVIWTTTPWTLPANVAIAVHPEYDYVKIKVGNEYWIVAEGLLNKFAAETEIEYSVVEKFKGKDLEHKKAKHPFMNRESLIVLADYVTLEDGTGCVHTAPGHGAEDYLTGIKYNLPVLSPVNEEGVFTKDAGKYAGLKIWDANKVIIEDLEKLGVLIKSQKIEHSYPHCWRCKNPVIFRATPQWFISVDRNGLREKVLEEIKKVEWHPKWGENRITAMVKERPDWTISRQRVWGTPIPAIKCKECGEVFLDEKVIDNFVNIVEEKGTDAWFELSEDELIPEGVKCPKCGKNSFEKTYDTLDVWIDSGCSFEAVIRSKGEKFPVDLYLEGDDQHRGWFQSSIFMSVAHTNIAPYKSVVTHGFIKDEHGRKMSKSLGNVIDPKEIVDKYGADILRLWVSSIDFFDNIRVGKNIIQQQVETYKKLRNTLRYLLGNLNDFEENMIVPFEKLLPLDKWALGRLQEVISQVTEHFEKYEYSKVYSLLNRYCTVELSATYLDIIKDRIYVEAKGSIYRRSAQTVMYYILQSLIKMLAPILVFTAEEAYQLSPFKKYETVHLEYWPEVKEEYIDNQIMEDFKMILLIRDDVLKALEEARKQDIIGHSLDAKVTIEGLNDNVQMIIEKHKDYLSEIFIVSDVEIGNGQTKGEFVSVTVEKAKGEKCQRCWKYSEDVGKDDTYKDVCPRCAAVLKGERK, from the coding sequence ATGGATTACAAAGAAACGTTGAACTTGCCTTCAACTGAATTTTCTATGAGAGCAAATCTTGTAAAAAAAGAACCAGAGATGATTAAAAAATGGCATGAAATGGATGATTACAACCTAATTTTGAAATCCAGAGAAGGCAAACCAAAATTTGTTTTGCACGATGGACCACCATATGCTAATGGAAATATCCACATTGGGACTGCAACAAACAAAATCTTAAAAGATATTGTAATAAGATACAAAACAATGAGGGGATATTATGCACCATATGTACCTGGTTGGGATACGCATGGACTCCCCATTGAACACAGAGTTTCAGTTGAAATGGGAGAAAAAATAAAGGGGATGTCTCCCGTTGAAATAAGGCAAAAATGTAAGGAATTCGCACTTCACTTTGTTGATGTCCAAAGGGAACAATTTAAAAGATTGGGAGTTAGAGGAGATTGGGATAATCCATATCTTACGCTTGATCCAAAATATGAAAAACACATTTTAAATATATTCAAAACGTTAGTAAAAAACGGCAATGTGTATAGGGGAAATAAACCTGTATATTGGTGCCCAACATGTAAAACGGCGCTAGCAGAGGCAGAAGTTGAATATCACGATCATTCTTCGCCATCTATATACGTAAAATTTGAGCTAGAAAAAAACACATACATAGTTATCTGGACCACAACCCCCTGGACATTACCTGCAAATGTAGCTATAGCTGTGCACCCTGAATATGATTATGTAAAAATAAAGGTAGGTAACGAATATTGGATAGTTGCAGAAGGACTTTTAAACAAATTTGCAGCTGAAACTGAGATAGAATACTCTGTTGTCGAAAAGTTTAAAGGCAAAGATTTAGAACATAAAAAGGCAAAACATCCATTCATGAATAGAGAATCGCTAATAGTACTAGCAGATTATGTAACGTTGGAAGATGGTACAGGTTGTGTACATACAGCTCCAGGACATGGTGCCGAAGACTACCTTACAGGTATAAAATATAATCTACCAGTATTATCACCAGTAAATGAAGAAGGAGTATTTACAAAAGATGCGGGAAAATACGCCGGATTAAAAATTTGGGACGCCAACAAAGTGATAATTGAGGATTTAGAAAAATTGGGAGTTCTAATAAAGTCACAAAAGATAGAACACAGCTATCCACACTGTTGGAGATGTAAAAATCCTGTTATTTTTAGAGCAACTCCCCAATGGTTTATATCCGTTGACAGAAATGGTCTTAGAGAAAAGGTACTAGAGGAAATTAAAAAGGTAGAATGGCATCCAAAATGGGGAGAAAATAGAATTACCGCTATGGTTAAAGAAAGACCAGATTGGACCATTTCAAGACAAAGAGTTTGGGGAACACCTATTCCTGCAATTAAATGCAAAGAATGTGGAGAAGTGTTTTTGGATGAAAAAGTTATAGATAATTTCGTAAATATTGTAGAAGAAAAAGGAACAGATGCTTGGTTTGAACTTTCTGAAGATGAATTAATACCAGAAGGTGTAAAATGCCCAAAATGTGGAAAAAACTCTTTTGAAAAAACATACGATACATTGGATGTTTGGATTGATTCTGGTTGTTCTTTTGAAGCTGTAATCAGATCCAAAGGAGAAAAATTTCCTGTAGACCTTTATTTAGAAGGTGATGATCAACACAGAGGGTGGTTCCAAAGTTCCATATTTATGTCCGTTGCCCATACTAATATAGCACCATATAAATCTGTTGTAACCCATGGGTTTATAAAAGATGAACATGGTAGAAAGATGAGCAAATCATTAGGAAACGTCATTGATCCAAAAGAAATAGTTGATAAGTATGGTGCAGATATTTTAAGACTTTGGGTTTCAAGTATCGACTTTTTTGACAATATAAGGGTGGGGAAAAATATAATTCAACAACAAGTAGAAACATACAAAAAACTAAGGAACACATTAAGGTACTTGTTAGGTAATTTAAACGATTTTGAAGAAAATATGATTGTTCCGTTTGAAAAGTTACTACCTCTTGATAAATGGGCATTAGGTAGACTTCAAGAAGTTATTTCACAAGTTACTGAGCATTTTGAAAAATATGAATACTCCAAAGTGTACAGTTTGCTCAATAGATATTGTACTGTGGAGCTAAGTGCAACATATCTTGATATTATCAAAGACAGAATATACGTAGAGGCCAAAGGCTCAATTTACAGGCGCTCTGCACAAACGGTTATGTACTACATCCTCCAATCATTGATAAAAATGCTTGCGCCAATTTTAGTATTTACTGCAGAAGAAGCATATCAGTTAAGTCCATTTAAAAAGTACGAAACAGTACATTTGGAATATTGGCCAGAAGTAAAAGAAGAATATATAGATAATCAAATAATGGAAGATTTTAAAATGATACTGCTAATTCGTGATGATGTATTAAAAGCTCTAGAAGAAGCCAGAAAACAGGATATTATTGGTCACTCTCTTGATGCAAAAGTTACAATTGAAGGATTAAACGATAACGTTCAAATGATAATTGAAAAACACAAAGATTATCTATCAGAAATATTCATTGTTTCAGATGTAGAAATAGGAAATGGACAAACCAAAGGAGAATTCGTAAGTGTAACCGTGGAAAAGGCAAAGGGTGAAAAATGTCAAAGATGCTGGAAATACAGTGAAGATGTTGGAAAGGATGATACTTACAAAGATGTATGTCCAAGATGTGCAGCTGTTTTAAAAGGTGAAAGAAAATAA
- a CDS encoding TIGR00725 family protein yields the protein MKKVAIIGYSGKISKNLESICISLGEALADKYIVLTGGRDGVMEVVAKGVKKANGICIGILPFDEKGNPHNSLDIVTGLDFQMRSFILLKNANAVISIGGEIGTAIEILGAYAYAKPTILFKGTGGWTDKIQNVLIDGKYLDNRKIMELRFADNIEKILKLLEELI from the coding sequence ATGAAAAAGGTAGCAATTATAGGATATTCTGGAAAGATTAGTAAAAATCTTGAGAGTATTTGTATTTCTCTTGGCGAAGCTTTGGCTGATAAGTATATTGTATTAACAGGTGGTAGAGACGGTGTAATGGAAGTAGTTGCTAAAGGTGTTAAAAAAGCCAATGGTATATGTATCGGAATATTACCCTTTGATGAAAAAGGAAATCCGCATAATTCTTTAGACATAGTAACAGGTCTTGATTTTCAAATGCGCTCTTTTATTTTGCTAAAAAACGCTAATGCCGTAATTTCAATAGGTGGTGAAATTGGAACCGCAATTGAGATTTTGGGAGCATATGCATATGCAAAACCTACTATTTTATTTAAAGGGACTGGGGGATGGACAGATAAAATTCAAAATGTTTTGATAGATGGAAAATATTTAGATAACAGGAAAATTATGGAATTAAGATTTGCAGATAATATCGAAAAAATATTGAAATTGTTGGAGGAGTTGATATGA
- a CDS encoding DMT family transporter: protein MKYIPLTLVVFFWGLSFIATSVVVKEMSPLVAAFLRFLIALSVLFVVPKKRKISLFNIHKIMAGFWGITMYFVAENFSLRFTTPTNAAMIVSTAPIWYVLFTQLVHKKRTHLFQYFASIVAIFGVGLVILNGRLYLDVNPIGDLLAFGAAFSWVFYTHHILKLSDHASITAVFEITFWGVITLIPFTLIEFFFFNAKINYSINIIFGLLYLGILCSAIGYIMWNKSIETLGDRTTTNAVYVIPIITAIFESIIFRRLPTFLLISGIILVVIGLYIFEKHEERGEKYGQK, encoded by the coding sequence ATGAAGTACATCCCTTTAACCTTGGTAGTATTTTTCTGGGGACTTTCCTTTATTGCAACAAGCGTTGTTGTTAAAGAAATGAGTCCACTTGTTGCCGCATTTCTCCGCTTTCTAATAGCCTTGTCAGTACTTTTTGTAGTTCCTAAAAAAAGAAAAATAAGTCTGTTTAACATACACAAAATCATGGCAGGTTTTTGGGGTATTACCATGTATTTTGTAGCAGAAAACTTTTCCCTAAGATTTACAACTCCAACTAATGCTGCTATGATAGTATCAACAGCGCCAATTTGGTATGTTCTATTTACACAACTCGTACATAAAAAAAGAACACATCTGTTCCAATACTTTGCATCTATTGTGGCTATTTTCGGTGTGGGACTTGTTATTTTAAACGGAAGATTATACCTAGATGTAAATCCAATTGGGGATTTACTGGCTTTTGGTGCCGCCTTTTCATGGGTATTTTACACACATCATATATTGAAACTATCTGATCATGCTTCAATTACTGCGGTTTTTGAGATCACTTTTTGGGGAGTAATTACGTTAATTCCGTTTACATTAATAGAATTCTTCTTTTTCAATGCTAAGATTAACTATTCAATAAACATTATTTTCGGACTTTTGTATCTGGGAATACTTTGCTCAGCAATAGGTTATATCATGTGGAATAAATCCATAGAAACTTTGGGAGACAGAACCACTACAAATGCCGTCTATGTCATACCAATCATCACTGCCATTTTTGAAAGTATCATTTTCAGAAGGTTACCAACATTTTTACTAATTTCGGGTATAATATTAGTTGTAATAGGACTATATATTTTTGAAAAGCACGAGGAAAGGGGAGAAAAATATGGGCAAAAATGA